A portion of the Streptomyces erythrochromogenes genome contains these proteins:
- a CDS encoding cobyric acid synthase, with protein sequence MSGTRRGGGLLVAGTTSDAGKSVVTAGICRWLARQGVKVAPFKAQNMSLNSFVTREGAEIGRAQAMQAQAARVEPTALMNPVLLKPGSDRSSQVVLLGKPVGEMSARGYHGGRQEQLLGIVTDCLEQLRGTYDAVICEGAGSPAEINLRRTDIVNMGIARAARFPVVVVGDIDRGGVFASFFGTTALLSPQDQALIAGYLVNKFRGDVSLLEPGMEMLRGLTGRATYGVLPFQHGLGIDEEDGLRVSLRGAVRESVVAPPVGEDVLRVAVCAVPLMSNFTDVDALAAEPGVVVRFVDRAEELADADLVVVPGTRGTVKALAWLRERGLADALARRAAEGRPVLGICGGFQALGEHIEDDVESRAGSVEGLGLLPVRVRFEREKTLARPVGSALGEPVEGYEIHHGVAEVLGGEPFLDGCRVGAVWGTHWHGSLESDGFRRAFLREVAAAAGRRFVPAPDTSFAALREEQLDLLGDLIEQHADTDALLGLIEAGAPAGLPFLPPGAP encoded by the coding sequence ATGAGCGGCACGAGGCGCGGCGGGGGCCTGCTGGTCGCGGGCACCACGTCGGACGCGGGCAAGAGCGTGGTCACAGCGGGCATCTGCCGCTGGCTGGCCCGCCAGGGCGTGAAGGTGGCGCCCTTCAAGGCGCAGAACATGTCGCTGAACTCCTTCGTCACCCGGGAGGGCGCCGAGATCGGGCGCGCCCAGGCGATGCAGGCCCAGGCGGCCCGCGTGGAGCCGACCGCGCTGATGAACCCGGTGCTGCTCAAGCCCGGCAGCGACCGCAGCAGCCAGGTCGTACTGCTGGGCAAGCCCGTGGGCGAGATGAGCGCTCGCGGCTACCACGGCGGGCGCCAGGAGCAGCTCCTCGGCATCGTCACGGACTGCCTGGAGCAGCTTCGGGGCACGTATGACGCCGTGATCTGCGAGGGGGCCGGCAGTCCGGCGGAGATCAACCTGCGCCGGACCGACATCGTGAACATGGGCATCGCGCGGGCCGCGCGCTTCCCGGTGGTCGTGGTCGGCGACATCGACCGCGGCGGGGTCTTCGCGTCCTTCTTCGGGACGACGGCGCTGCTCTCCCCGCAGGACCAGGCGCTGATCGCCGGGTACCTGGTCAACAAGTTCCGCGGCGACGTGTCGCTGCTGGAGCCGGGCATGGAGATGCTGCGCGGCCTGACCGGTCGGGCGACCTACGGGGTGCTGCCGTTCCAGCACGGGCTGGGCATCGACGAGGAGGACGGCCTGCGCGTCTCCCTGCGGGGCGCCGTCCGCGAGTCCGTGGTGGCGCCGCCCGTGGGCGAGGACGTGCTGCGGGTCGCCGTGTGCGCGGTGCCGCTGATGTCGAACTTCACGGACGTCGACGCGCTCGCGGCCGAGCCGGGGGTCGTGGTGCGCTTCGTGGACCGCGCCGAGGAGCTGGCCGACGCGGACCTGGTCGTCGTACCGGGCACCCGCGGCACGGTGAAGGCACTGGCGTGGCTGCGCGAACGAGGGCTGGCGGACGCGCTGGCGCGGCGGGCCGCCGAGGGCCGGCCGGTACTGGGCATCTGCGGCGGCTTCCAGGCCCTGGGCGAGCACATCGAGGACGACGTCGAATCGCGGGCGGGCTCGGTGGAGGGCCTGGGGCTGCTGCCCGTACGCGTCCGCTTCGAACGGGAGAAGACCCTGGCGCGGCCGGTCGGCTCGGCGCTCGGGGAACCTGTCGAGGGGTACGAGATCCACCACGGGGTGGCCGAGGTCCTGGGCGGGGAGCCGTTCCTGGACGGCTGCCGGGTCGGTGCGGTGTGGGGTACGCACTGGCACGGCTCGCTGGAGTCGGACGGCTTCCGCCGGGCGTTCCTGCGGGAGGTGGCGGCGGCCGCCGGACGGCGGTTCGTACCGGCCCCGGACACCTCCTTCGCCGCTCTGCGCGAGGAACAGCTCGACCTGCTGGGCGACCTGATCGAACAGCACGCGGACACGGACGCGCTGCTGGGCCTGATCGAAGCCGGCGCCCCGGCCGGCCTCCCGTTCCTCCCTCCGGGCGCGCCGTGA
- a CDS encoding cobyrinate a,c-diamide synthase — protein sequence MVTSFDVPRLVVAAPSSGSGKTTVATGLMAAFAECGLAVSPHKAGPDYIDPGYHALATGRPGRNLDAFMCGPELVAPLFAHGAAGCDLAVVEGVMGLYDGAAGRGELASTAQVAKLLRAPVVLVVDASSQSRSVAALVHGFASFDPQVRLGGVILNKVGSDRHEVMLREALEEAGMPVLGVLRRAPQVATPSRHLGLVPVAERHADALAAVAALAEQVRAGCDLDALMALARTAPPLSCEPWSPHAAPPAFEARGSGGGAPGASAPVIAVAGGPAFTFSYAEHSELLRAAGAEVVTFDPLRDEALPEGTGGLVIGGGFPEVYAPELSANGALRQAVSAFAAAGGPVAAECAGLLYLARSLDGKPMCGVLDADARMSERLTLGYREAVAVSDSSLAAAGTRLRGHEFHRTVIEPGAGAAPAWGFTHPERRVEGFVQEGVHASYLHTHWAAEPSVARRFTEAAAARTAAVREAAAARR from the coding sequence GTGGTGACTTCGTTCGACGTTCCCCGGCTGGTCGTCGCCGCGCCGTCGTCCGGCAGCGGCAAGACCACCGTGGCCACGGGCCTGATGGCGGCCTTCGCGGAGTGCGGCCTCGCCGTGTCCCCGCACAAGGCCGGGCCCGACTACATCGACCCCGGCTACCACGCGCTGGCCACCGGCCGGCCGGGACGCAACCTCGACGCCTTCATGTGCGGGCCGGAGCTGGTCGCTCCGCTGTTCGCGCACGGGGCGGCCGGGTGCGACCTGGCCGTGGTCGAGGGCGTGATGGGGCTCTACGACGGGGCCGCGGGCCGGGGCGAGCTGGCATCGACGGCGCAGGTGGCGAAGCTGCTGCGGGCGCCGGTGGTGCTGGTGGTCGACGCCTCCTCGCAGTCGCGGTCGGTGGCGGCGCTGGTGCACGGCTTCGCCTCCTTCGACCCGCAGGTGCGCCTCGGCGGCGTGATCCTCAACAAGGTCGGCTCCGACCGGCACGAGGTGATGCTGCGGGAGGCCCTGGAGGAGGCGGGGATGCCGGTGCTCGGTGTCCTGCGGCGGGCCCCGCAGGTGGCCACGCCCTCGCGCCACCTGGGGCTGGTGCCGGTGGCCGAGCGGCACGCCGACGCGCTGGCCGCCGTGGCGGCGCTGGCCGAACAGGTGCGGGCGGGCTGCGACCTGGACGCGCTGATGGCGCTGGCGCGGACGGCCCCGCCGCTGTCCTGCGAGCCGTGGTCGCCACATGCGGCCCCGCCGGCGTTCGAGGCGCGGGGGTCCGGGGGCGGCGCCCCCGGCGCGTCCGCACCGGTCATCGCGGTCGCCGGCGGGCCCGCGTTCACGTTCTCGTACGCCGAGCACTCCGAGCTGCTGCGCGCCGCGGGGGCGGAAGTCGTCACCTTCGACCCGCTGCGGGACGAGGCACTGCCCGAGGGGACCGGCGGCCTGGTGATCGGCGGCGGCTTCCCGGAGGTGTACGCGCCCGAGCTGTCCGCCAACGGGGCGCTGCGCCAGGCCGTTTCCGCGTTCGCCGCGGCCGGCGGTCCGGTGGCGGCCGAGTGCGCCGGGCTGCTGTACCTGGCGCGGTCGCTGGACGGCAAGCCCATGTGCGGGGTGCTCGACGCGGACGCGCGGATGTCGGAGCGGCTGACCCTCGGCTACCGCGAGGCGGTGGCGGTGTCCGACAGCTCGCTGGCGGCGGCCGGTACCCGGCTGCGCGGGCACGAGTTCCACCGGACGGTGATCGAGCCGGGCGCCGGGGCCGCTCCCGCATGGGGGTTCACGCATCCCGAGCGCCGGGTCGAGGGCTTCGTCCAGGAGGGTGTGCACGCCAGCTATCTGCACACGCACTGGGCGGCGGAGCCGTCCGTCGCCCGCCGCTTCACCGAGGCCGCGGCCGCGCGGACGGCGGCCGTGCGGGAAGCCGCGGCAGCACGGCGGTGA
- the cobO gene encoding cob(I)yrinic acid a,c-diamide adenosyltransferase, producing the protein MPQGQPSVVPDDGLTTRQRRNRPLVFVHTGPGKGKSTAAFGLALRAWNQGWPIGVFQFVKSAKWKVGEENALKVLGASGEGGTVVWHKMGEGWSWVQRDAQLDNEQAAKEGWEQVKRDLAAETHKLYVLDEFAYPMHWGWIDVDEVIEVLRSRPGTQHVVITGRNAPEKLVEFADLVTEMTKVKHPMDAGQKGQKGIEW; encoded by the coding sequence ATGCCTCAGGGACAGCCGTCCGTCGTTCCGGACGACGGGCTCACCACGCGCCAGCGCCGCAACCGCCCGCTCGTCTTCGTCCACACCGGACCCGGCAAGGGCAAGTCCACGGCCGCCTTCGGGCTGGCGCTGCGCGCCTGGAACCAGGGCTGGCCGATCGGGGTGTTCCAGTTCGTCAAGTCGGCGAAGTGGAAGGTCGGCGAGGAGAACGCGCTCAAGGTGCTCGGCGCCTCCGGCGAGGGCGGCACCGTCGTCTGGCACAAGATGGGCGAGGGCTGGTCCTGGGTCCAGCGGGACGCGCAGCTCGACAACGAGCAGGCGGCGAAGGAGGGCTGGGAGCAGGTCAAGCGCGATCTGGCCGCCGAGACGCACAAGCTGTACGTGCTCGACGAGTTCGCGTACCCGATGCACTGGGGCTGGATCGACGTCGACGAGGTCATCGAGGTGCTGCGGAGCCGTCCCGGCACCCAGCACGTGGTGATCACGGGCCGCAACGCGCCGGAGAAGCTGGTGGAGTTCGCGGACCTCGTCACCGAGATGACGAAGGTCAAGCACCCGATGGACGCCGGCCAGAAGGGCCAGAAGGGCATCGAGTGGTGA
- a CDS encoding putative cobaltochelatase has translation MSTPYPFTAVVGQTDLRLALLLNAVSPAVGGVLVRGEKGTAKSTAVRALSTLLPQVDVVPGCRFSCAPVAPDPDCPDGPHEAGPGGARPARMVELPVGASEDRLVGALDIERALAEGVKAFEPGLLADAHRGILYVDEVNLLHDHLIDLLLDAAAMGASYVEREGVSVRHAARFLLVGTMNPEEGELRPQLLDRFGLTVEVAASREPAQRVEVVRRRLAYEDDPAGFAARWSGDEHEVRARVVAARALLPQVRLGDNALLQIAATCAGFEVDGMRADIVMARTATALAAWAGRTTVLKEDVRQAALLALPHRRRRNPFDAPGLDEDKLDQILDQFPDEEPQDEPDPEPDPGTDPEPDPDGGPENPQGPDDGGGPDGGGVPPQGGGPQDAQHPAEPAEAPADAPEGAPQSPAQEAGGPEQAAVRAAEPFRTKMLSVPGLGEGAAGRRSRARTAHGRTTGAQRPRGQLTKLHLAATVHAAAPHQKARGRTGRGLVIRKDDLRQATREGREGNLVLFVVDASGSMAARQRMSAVKGAVLSLLLDAYQRRDKVGLITFRGAAAELALPPTSSVDAAAARLEKLPTGGRTPLGSGLLKAREVLRIERLRDPSRRPLLVVVTDGRATSAGAVGGDPRELTARSARLLAADGVASVVVDCESGPVRLGLAGALAADLGGPAVTLDGLRADSLAGLVKDVRTAVTTPATHTTRRAA, from the coding sequence ATGAGCACGCCCTATCCGTTCACCGCGGTGGTCGGCCAGACCGACCTGCGGCTGGCGCTCCTGCTGAACGCCGTGAGCCCGGCGGTCGGCGGTGTGCTCGTACGCGGCGAGAAGGGGACCGCCAAGTCCACCGCCGTGCGCGCGCTGTCGACGCTGCTGCCGCAGGTCGACGTCGTGCCCGGCTGCCGCTTCTCGTGCGCGCCCGTCGCGCCGGACCCGGACTGCCCCGACGGTCCGCACGAGGCCGGCCCCGGCGGCGCCCGGCCGGCCCGCATGGTGGAGCTGCCCGTCGGCGCCTCCGAGGACCGCCTCGTCGGCGCCCTCGACATCGAACGGGCCCTCGCCGAGGGCGTGAAGGCCTTCGAGCCGGGGCTGCTGGCCGACGCCCACCGCGGGATCCTCTACGTCGACGAGGTCAACCTCCTCCACGACCACCTGATCGACCTGCTGCTGGACGCCGCCGCGATGGGCGCCTCGTACGTGGAGCGCGAGGGCGTCTCGGTCCGGCACGCGGCCCGGTTCCTGCTCGTCGGCACCATGAACCCGGAGGAGGGCGAGCTGCGCCCGCAGCTCCTCGACCGCTTCGGGCTGACCGTGGAGGTCGCCGCCTCCCGCGAGCCCGCCCAGCGGGTGGAGGTCGTCCGCCGCCGGCTCGCCTACGAGGACGACCCCGCGGGCTTCGCCGCCCGCTGGTCGGGGGACGAGCACGAGGTCCGCGCCCGGGTCGTGGCCGCGCGGGCGCTGCTGCCGCAGGTCCGCCTCGGCGACAACGCGCTCCTGCAGATCGCCGCGACCTGCGCCGGCTTCGAGGTCGACGGCATGCGGGCCGACATCGTGATGGCGCGGACCGCGACCGCGCTGGCCGCCTGGGCGGGCCGGACGACCGTGCTGAAGGAGGACGTACGGCAGGCCGCCCTGCTCGCGCTCCCCCACCGGCGGCGCCGCAACCCCTTCGACGCGCCGGGCCTGGACGAGGACAAGCTGGACCAGATCCTCGACCAGTTCCCCGACGAGGAGCCGCAGGACGAGCCGGACCCGGAGCCGGACCCCGGTACCGACCCGGAGCCCGACCCGGACGGGGGCCCCGAGAACCCGCAGGGCCCGGACGACGGCGGCGGCCCCGACGGCGGCGGTGTGCCCCCGCAGGGCGGCGGACCCCAGGACGCGCAGCACCCGGCGGAGCCCGCCGAGGCTCCCGCGGACGCTCCGGAAGGCGCCCCGCAGTCCCCCGCCCAGGAGGCCGGCGGGCCCGAGCAGGCCGCCGTACGGGCGGCCGAGCCGTTCCGGACCAAGATGCTGAGCGTTCCGGGGCTCGGTGAGGGCGCCGCAGGGCGGCGTTCGCGCGCCCGCACCGCGCACGGCCGCACCACCGGCGCCCAGCGCCCCCGCGGCCAGCTCACGAAGCTGCACCTGGCGGCCACCGTGCACGCGGCCGCCCCGCACCAGAAGGCGCGCGGCCGCACCGGGCGCGGCCTGGTGATCCGCAAGGACGACCTGCGCCAGGCCACCCGTGAGGGCCGCGAGGGCAACCTCGTCCTCTTCGTGGTCGACGCCTCCGGCTCCATGGCCGCCCGGCAGCGGATGAGCGCGGTCAAGGGCGCCGTGCTGTCGCTGCTCCTGGACGCCTACCAGCGGCGGGACAAGGTCGGACTGATCACCTTCCGGGGCGCCGCCGCCGAGCTGGCGCTGCCTCCCACCTCCTCGGTGGACGCGGCCGCCGCCCGACTGGAGAAGCTGCCCACCGGCGGCCGCACCCCGCTCGGGTCCGGGCTGCTGAAGGCCCGCGAGGTGCTGCGGATCGAGCGGCTGCGGGATCCGAGCCGCCGTCCGCTGCTGGTCGTGGTCACCGACGGGCGGGCCACCTCGGCCGGGGCCGTCGGCGGCGACCCGCGCGAGCTGACGGCGCGCAGTGCCCGGCTGCTGGCCGCCGACGGGGTCGCGTCCGTCGTCGTGGACTGCGAGTCGGGGCCGGTCCGGCTGGGACTGGCCGGGGCTCTGGCCGCCGACCTCGGCGGGCCGGCCGTCACCCTAGACGGGCTGCGGGCCGACTCCCTGGCCGGACTCGTGAAGGACGTACGTACCGCAGTGACAACTCCCGCCACCCACACCACCAGGAGGGCCGCGTAA
- a CDS encoding cobalamin biosynthesis protein — translation MRADRVFAYGATAGLIGDRILGDPRRGHPVAAFGRAAAAVERSLWRDDRGRGVLHTLLCAGGAAVVGALGARSVRSRPAAARIALTAAATWAVVGGTSLGREARAIGGALAAGDVEVARERLPHLCGRDPHSLDGQQMARAVVESVAENTSDAVVGALVWGAAAGVPGLLAFRAVNTLDAMVGHKSPRYLRYGWASARLDDLAGWPGARLTALAAVVAGPDRRGAVRAWRADAAAHPSPNAGPVEASFAGALGVRLGGTLAYGGRVEHRAVLNGGAGRPVEVADIERAVRLSRQVTWLALGACVATRLLLARARGGRA, via the coding sequence ATGCGTGCCGATCGCGTCTTCGCGTACGGCGCCACGGCGGGCCTGATCGGCGACCGGATCCTCGGTGATCCCCGCCGAGGGCACCCCGTGGCCGCCTTCGGACGAGCCGCCGCCGCAGTCGAGCGCTCCCTGTGGCGTGACGACCGCGGCCGGGGCGTCCTGCACACCCTGCTGTGCGCCGGGGGCGCGGCCGTCGTCGGCGCGCTGGGCGCCCGCTCTGTGCGCTCCCGCCCCGCGGCCGCGCGTATCGCATTGACCGCCGCCGCCACCTGGGCCGTCGTGGGCGGCACCTCGCTGGGCCGGGAGGCCCGTGCCATCGGCGGCGCGCTCGCCGCCGGGGACGTCGAGGTGGCCCGCGAGCGGCTGCCGCACCTGTGCGGCCGCGACCCGCATTCCCTGGACGGACAGCAGATGGCCCGGGCCGTCGTGGAGTCCGTCGCCGAGAACACCTCCGACGCGGTGGTCGGGGCCCTGGTGTGGGGCGCCGCCGCCGGGGTCCCCGGACTGCTGGCGTTCCGCGCCGTCAACACGCTGGACGCGATGGTCGGCCACAAGTCCCCCCGCTACCTGCGCTACGGCTGGGCCTCCGCCCGGCTCGACGACCTCGCCGGCTGGCCCGGCGCCCGGCTGACGGCCCTGGCCGCCGTGGTGGCCGGCCCCGACCGGCGCGGAGCCGTGCGCGCCTGGCGCGCGGACGCCGCCGCGCACCCGAGCCCGAATGCCGGTCCCGTCGAGGCCTCCTTCGCCGGGGCGCTCGGCGTCAGACTGGGCGGGACCCTGGCCTACGGCGGCCGGGTGGAGCACCGGGCCGTGCTGAACGGCGGGGCGGGGCGGCCGGTGGAGGTCGCGGACATCGAGCGGGCGGTACGGCTGTCGCGGCAGGTGACGTGGCTGGCCCTGGGCGCCTGCGTGGCCACCCGGCTGCTGCTGGCACGAGCACGAGGGGGACGCGCATGA
- a CDS encoding alpha/beta hydrolase family protein, with product MRTVTATAAAVTTTLLGAGAAAVAAGRYAADAALRPRPGAPLPGGPRLSVHSAGDGRIALTRSLASLRPGVYGLTAPGVHAVVGPVLPDAAHDPDTVVRRLLSVTHGSLDPGTRVTLTPQVHIGDPRTALGLDHADVDVPGELGALPAWFVPAARDTWVITVHGLGAGREHPMVVMPFLHRHRLPVLDLGYRGDLGAPEPPDGLGHLGESEWRDLDAAIRYALRYGARRVILHGWSTGATMALRAVERSALADRISGLVLDSPVLDWHTTLRALAAARRTPALVLPLAVRAAEGRAGLRADRLPPGADPGALKAPVLIFHGPDDTLAPWQPSQRLAAARPDLITLHTVREAGHGAMWNADPAGYEEALRRFLTPLM from the coding sequence GTGCGTACCGTGACAGCGACGGCAGCGGCCGTCACGACGACCCTCCTCGGGGCGGGCGCGGCCGCCGTGGCGGCCGGCCGGTACGCCGCCGACGCCGCCCTGCGCCCCCGGCCCGGCGCTCCGCTCCCCGGCGGACCGCGGCTGAGCGTCCATTCCGCCGGCGACGGCAGGATCGCCCTCACCCGCTCGCTCGCCTCCCTGCGCCCCGGCGTGTACGGCCTGACCGCGCCCGGTGTGCACGCCGTCGTCGGGCCCGTGCTCCCGGACGCCGCCCACGACCCCGACACCGTCGTGCGCCGGCTCCTCTCCGTCACCCACGGCAGCCTCGACCCCGGCACCCGGGTCACCCTCACCCCCCAGGTCCACATCGGCGATCCGCGCACCGCACTCGGGCTCGACCACGCAGACGTGGACGTCCCCGGCGAGCTCGGCGCCCTGCCCGCGTGGTTCGTGCCCGCCGCCCGGGACACCTGGGTGATCACCGTGCACGGACTCGGCGCCGGCCGCGAGCACCCGATGGTGGTCATGCCCTTCCTGCACCGCCACCGGCTGCCCGTCCTGGACCTCGGCTACCGCGGCGACCTCGGTGCCCCCGAACCCCCCGACGGCCTCGGCCACCTAGGCGAATCCGAGTGGCGGGACCTGGACGCCGCCATTCGCTACGCCCTGCGTTACGGCGCCCGGCGCGTGATCCTGCACGGCTGGTCCACCGGCGCCACCATGGCCCTGCGCGCCGTCGAGCGCTCGGCGCTCGCCGACCGGATCTCGGGCCTGGTGCTCGACTCGCCCGTGCTCGACTGGCACACCACCCTGCGCGCACTCGCCGCGGCGCGCCGCACCCCGGCCCTGGTGCTGCCGCTGGCCGTGCGGGCCGCCGAGGGCCGCGCGGGGCTGCGCGCCGACCGGCTGCCGCCCGGCGCCGACCCCGGAGCGCTGAAGGCCCCCGTACTGATCTTCCACGGCCCCGACGACACGCTCGCCCCCTGGCAGCCCTCCCAGCGGCTCGCCGCCGCCCGCCCCGACCTGATCACCCTGCACACGGTGCGGGAGGCCGGGCACGGGGCGATGTGGAACGCCGATCCCGCCGGATACGAGGAAGCCCTGCGCCGCTTCCTCACCCCTTTGATGTGA
- a CDS encoding inorganic phosphate transporter translates to MEHITLLLGIVIITALVFDFTNGFHDTANAMATTISTGALKPKTAVAMSAVLNLVGAFMSVEVAKTISKGLVNEEGIQPEVIFAALVGAILWNLVTWLVGLPSSSSHALMGGLIGAAVASAGIGAVNGGVVVTKVLIPAIAAPLVAGIAAYLAAKLTYKLGDKVGEKTSAKGYRAGQIASAGLVSLAHGTNDAQKTMGIITLALIAGGALAPDANPPVWVIVSAGLAIALGTYLGGWRIIRTMGKGLTDLQPQQGFAAQTSAASVILASSNLGFSLSTTHSCSGAVMGAGLGRKGGVVRWSTATRMFVAWGLTLPAAALVSAGAELVMRAGDIGIAAVTVFLVGSCLAIWLISRRQVVDHHNVNDVEQADAEEPGVVTTAIAAVTVPPTVAAAGTIAAVTDEDLKATIPAATQTPAAPAATV, encoded by the coding sequence ATGGAGCACATAACGCTTCTCCTCGGGATCGTGATCATCACCGCTCTCGTGTTCGACTTCACGAACGGTTTTCACGACACGGCCAACGCGATGGCCACCACCATCTCGACCGGCGCCCTCAAGCCCAAGACCGCGGTGGCCATGTCCGCCGTGCTCAACCTCGTCGGCGCGTTCATGTCCGTGGAGGTCGCCAAGACGATCTCCAAGGGCCTCGTCAACGAGGAAGGCATCCAGCCAGAGGTGATCTTCGCCGCGCTGGTCGGCGCGATCCTCTGGAACCTCGTCACCTGGCTGGTCGGACTCCCGTCCAGTTCCTCCCACGCCCTGATGGGCGGCCTGATCGGTGCCGCTGTCGCCTCCGCCGGCATCGGCGCGGTCAACGGCGGGGTCGTCGTGACCAAGGTCCTCATCCCCGCGATCGCCGCCCCGCTGGTCGCCGGCATCGCCGCGTACCTGGCCGCCAAGCTCACCTACAAGCTGGGTGACAAGGTCGGCGAGAAGACCTCCGCCAAGGGCTACCGCGCCGGCCAGATCGCCTCGGCCGGCCTGGTCTCCCTCGCGCACGGCACCAACGACGCGCAGAAGACGATGGGCATCATCACCCTGGCCCTCATCGCCGGCGGCGCGCTCGCGCCCGACGCGAACCCGCCGGTCTGGGTCATCGTCTCCGCCGGTCTGGCCATCGCGCTCGGCACCTACCTGGGCGGCTGGCGCATCATCCGCACCATGGGCAAGGGCCTGACCGACCTGCAGCCGCAGCAGGGCTTCGCCGCCCAGACCTCGGCCGCGTCCGTCATCCTCGCCTCCTCGAACCTGGGCTTCTCGCTCTCCACCACCCACTCGTGCTCCGGTGCGGTCATGGGTGCGGGCCTGGGCCGCAAGGGCGGTGTGGTCCGCTGGTCCACCGCGACCCGCATGTTCGTCGCCTGGGGCCTGACCCTGCCGGCCGCCGCGCTGGTCTCGGCCGGTGCCGAGCTCGTCATGCGCGCCGGTGACATCGGCATCGCCGCCGTCACCGTCTTCCTGGTCGGCTCCTGCCTGGCCATCTGGCTCATCTCTCGCCGCCAGGTCGTCGACCACCACAACGTCAACGACGTCGAGCAGGCGGACGCCGAGGAGCCGGGCGTCGTCACCACGGCGATCGCGGCCGTCACCGTCCCGCCGACCGTCGCCGCGGCCGGCACCATCGCCGCGGTCACGGACGAAGACCTCAAGGCCACCATCCCGGCCGCGACGCAGACCCCGGCGGCTCCGGCCGCCACGGTCTGA